One genomic window of Geodermatophilus sp. DSM 44513 includes the following:
- a CDS encoding nitrilase-related carbon-nitrogen hydrolase: protein MRFGVVQHDIVWEDRAANFARLAPLVARAAGAGAEFVLLSETFSTGFSMTPGIGEPEGGPSAGFLQEQAAAHGVWVAGSCPEVAPDGELPFNSFVLAGPDGTVHRYRKMHPFTHGGEHERFRAGEKPVTVEVGGLRVTPFVCYDLRFADLFWHAALDTDVYLVTANWPAARRSHWQTLLQARAIENQAYVVACNRVGTAGDGTEHSGDSRIVSPMGELLATAAGVETVLVADVDPAEVTATRQRLAFLADRR from the coding sequence ATGAGGTTCGGGGTGGTCCAGCACGACATCGTCTGGGAGGACCGGGCGGCGAACTTCGCCCGGCTGGCGCCGCTGGTGGCCCGTGCGGCCGGCGCCGGGGCGGAGTTCGTGCTGCTCAGCGAGACGTTCTCGACCGGCTTTTCCATGACGCCGGGGATCGGTGAGCCCGAGGGCGGCCCGTCGGCGGGGTTCCTGCAGGAGCAGGCCGCCGCGCACGGGGTGTGGGTGGCCGGCAGCTGCCCGGAGGTCGCCCCTGACGGGGAGCTCCCGTTCAACTCGTTCGTGCTGGCCGGCCCCGACGGCACGGTGCACCGCTACCGCAAGATGCACCCGTTCACCCACGGCGGCGAGCACGAGCGCTTCCGGGCCGGTGAGAAGCCGGTGACCGTGGAGGTCGGCGGCCTGCGGGTCACCCCGTTCGTCTGCTACGACCTGCGCTTTGCCGACCTCTTCTGGCACGCGGCGCTGGACACCGACGTCTACCTGGTGACGGCGAACTGGCCGGCCGCCCGGCGGTCGCACTGGCAGACCCTGCTGCAGGCACGGGCCATCGAGAACCAGGCCTACGTCGTGGCCTGCAACCGGGTCGGCACCGCCGGCGACGGCACCGAGCACAGCGGGGACAGCCGCATCGTCAGCCCGATGGGCGAGCTGCTGGCGACCGCCGCCGGCGTGGAGACGGTGCTGGTGGCCGACGTCGACCCCGCCGAGGTCACCGCCACCCGGCAGCGCCTGGCCTTCCTCGCCGACCGGCGCTGA
- a CDS encoding VOC family protein, with protein MTTLLSAYLGYRDARAALDWLTALGFTEVRRQEGPDGVVTHAEVRWGDAVVVVDGGEDVDPPAPPLVGQSTGRGLYLRVDDVDGAFERAVAAGGRSVVEPENTIWHTRRARVLDPGGQEWTLGTYEPGVAW; from the coding sequence GTGACCACGCTGCTGTCGGCCTACCTCGGCTACCGCGACGCCCGGGCAGCGCTGGACTGGCTGACCGCGCTGGGCTTCACCGAGGTGCGGCGCCAGGAGGGGCCCGACGGTGTCGTCACCCACGCCGAGGTCCGCTGGGGCGACGCCGTGGTCGTGGTGGACGGTGGGGAGGACGTCGACCCCCCGGCGCCCCCGCTGGTCGGGCAGAGCACCGGGCGCGGCCTGTACCTGCGCGTGGACGACGTCGACGGGGCCTTCGAGCGGGCCGTCGCGGCCGGCGGCCGGTCGGTGGTCGAACCGGAGAACACCATCTGGCACACCCGCCGGGCCCGCGTGCTGGACCCCGGCGGACAGGAGTGGACCCTCGGGACCTACGAGCCCGGCGTCGCCTGGTAG
- a CDS encoding DUF2382 domain-containing protein — MLSERELSAAIGSTAYGPDGEKIGTVEHFFTDDRTGAATWVAVSTGLFGTRHSVVPAADATLTEGSVRLPVTRDAVRAAPAVPDQHLAPEDEALLRRHYGLDAIPDAGPDAGPAPVTGDDATRDLSLPPQGAPAARHDTVAVDRAAAAVPPATADRTDGAMTRSEEQLRVTLQRHPAKRVRVVKYVVTEEVTVTVPVRREEIRVEELPLDADTAAPSVRTGTGTGLPEVIVLHAERPVVTTEVVPVERVLLRTEVVTEHVQVRDTVRRERVDVDTDGVAAPRT, encoded by the coding sequence GTGTTGAGCGAGCGAGAGCTGTCGGCGGCGATCGGCAGCACGGCCTACGGGCCCGACGGCGAGAAGATCGGCACGGTCGAGCACTTCTTCACCGACGACCGCACCGGGGCCGCCACCTGGGTGGCGGTCTCCACCGGGCTGTTCGGCACCCGGCACAGCGTCGTCCCCGCGGCCGACGCCACCCTGACCGAGGGCAGCGTGCGGCTGCCGGTCACCCGGGACGCCGTCCGCGCCGCCCCTGCGGTGCCCGACCAGCACCTGGCCCCCGAGGACGAGGCGCTGCTGCGCCGGCACTACGGCCTGGACGCGATCCCGGACGCCGGCCCGGACGCCGGTCCGGCGCCCGTGACCGGTGACGACGCCACCCGCGACCTGTCCCTCCCGCCGCAGGGCGCACCCGCCGCCCGGCACGACACGGTGGCCGTCGACCGGGCGGCCGCCGCCGTCCCCCCGGCCACGGCGGACCGGACCGACGGCGCCATGACCCGCAGCGAGGAGCAGCTGCGGGTGACCCTGCAGCGCCACCCGGCCAAGCGGGTGCGGGTGGTGAAGTACGTGGTCACCGAGGAGGTGACGGTCACCGTCCCGGTCCGCCGCGAGGAGATCCGGGTCGAGGAGCTGCCGCTGGACGCCGACACCGCTGCTCCGAGCGTGCGCACCGGCACCGGCACTGGCCTGCCCGAGGTGATCGTGCTGCACGCCGAGCGCCCGGTGGTGACCACCGAGGTCGTGCCCGTCGAGCGGGTGCTGTTGCGCACCGAGGTGGTCACCGAGCACGTGCAGGTCCGGGACACCGTGCGCCGCGAGCGGGTGGACGTCGACACCGACGGCGTCGCGGCCCCGCGGACGTGA
- a CDS encoding CYTH and CHAD domain-containing protein translates to MSSEHVEVERKFEADDTFSLPDLTGAGDVVAVGQPEEQSLEATYHDTPDLRLLRARVTLRRRTGGTDAGWHLKLPGKGGSRRELHQPAGRATRTAPRAVVAPALGLLGTATTGPVATISTRRVVHRLLDGAGRVLAEVADDSVVGTALATDPGEPATVTSWREVEVELVDGDEALLEAVGERLTAAGARPSGASSKLGRVLEGRLPGPVLPAPVPAAGQPDGKGRKDAKGRKGGKGRKGGKEGEKGGKGKRAVPTRTAGEVVLGAVAGQLQALRDADLAVRTERPEGVHDLRVACRRLRSILAAYRTVLARERTDPLRTELQWVGAQLSGARDTEVALSHLRELVAAQPVELVLGPVAARLQQTEIKDHVAGARQVTRTLTERRYLQMLDALDALLADPPVTEAAAAPAPGVLADAVRRSGKRLRAEVEAAREAEGEARSLVLHEVRKATKRVRYTAEVTVDTFGEPATALITCAKQVQELLGAAQDTVVTREVAARLGRAAFAAGENAWTFGRLHALEEARAAASEDGFWALEPELRRAIRTVARLA, encoded by the coding sequence GTGAGCAGCGAGCACGTCGAGGTGGAGCGCAAGTTCGAGGCCGACGACACCTTCTCCCTCCCGGACCTCACCGGAGCCGGGGACGTCGTCGCGGTCGGGCAACCGGAGGAGCAGTCGCTCGAGGCGACCTACCACGACACCCCGGACCTCCGGCTGCTGCGCGCCCGGGTGACGCTGCGGCGGCGCACCGGGGGCACCGACGCCGGCTGGCACCTCAAGCTGCCCGGCAAGGGCGGTTCGCGGCGCGAGCTGCACCAGCCGGCCGGCCGGGCGACCCGCACGGCCCCGCGGGCCGTCGTCGCCCCCGCGCTCGGCCTGCTGGGCACCGCGACGACGGGCCCGGTGGCGACGATCAGCACGCGCCGGGTGGTGCACCGGCTGCTGGACGGCGCCGGCCGGGTGCTCGCCGAGGTGGCCGACGACTCGGTGGTGGGCACCGCCCTGGCGACCGACCCCGGCGAGCCGGCCACGGTCACCAGCTGGCGGGAGGTGGAGGTCGAGCTGGTCGACGGTGACGAGGCGCTGCTCGAGGCGGTCGGCGAGCGGCTGACCGCGGCCGGTGCCCGCCCCTCGGGCGCCTCCTCGAAGCTGGGCCGGGTGCTGGAGGGGCGGCTGCCCGGTCCGGTGCTGCCCGCCCCCGTCCCGGCCGCCGGGCAGCCGGACGGCAAGGGCAGGAAGGACGCCAAGGGCAGGAAGGGCGGCAAGGGCAGGAAGGGCGGCAAGGAGGGCGAGAAGGGCGGCAAGGGGAAGAGGGCGGTCCCGACGCGGACGGCCGGGGAGGTCGTGCTCGGGGCGGTGGCCGGTCAGCTGCAGGCCCTGCGCGACGCCGACCTCGCGGTGCGCACCGAGCGGCCCGAGGGCGTGCACGACCTGCGGGTGGCCTGCCGCCGGCTGCGCAGCATCCTGGCCGCCTACCGCACGGTGCTGGCCCGCGAGCGGACCGACCCGCTGCGCACGGAGCTGCAGTGGGTGGGCGCGCAGCTGTCCGGCGCCCGGGACACCGAGGTCGCGCTGTCCCACCTGCGCGAGCTGGTCGCGGCCCAGCCCGTGGAGCTGGTGCTCGGGCCGGTCGCCGCCCGGCTGCAGCAGACCGAGATCAAGGACCACGTGGCCGGTGCCCGCCAGGTCACCCGCACCCTCACCGAACGGCGCTACCTGCAGATGCTGGACGCCCTCGACGCGCTGCTGGCCGACCCGCCGGTGACCGAGGCGGCCGCCGCGCCGGCGCCGGGCGTGCTCGCCGACGCCGTCCGGCGCAGCGGCAAGCGGCTGCGCGCGGAGGTCGAGGCGGCCCGCGAGGCGGAGGGGGAGGCCCGCTCCCTCGTGCTGCACGAGGTGCGCAAGGCCACCAAGCGGGTCCGCTACACCGCGGAGGTCACGGTGGACACGTTCGGCGAGCCGGCCACCGCGTTGATCACCTGCGCCAAGCAGGTGCAGGAGCTGCTGGGCGCGGCGCAGGACACCGTCGTCACCCGAGAGGTCGCGGCACGGCTGGGCCGGGCCGCCTTCGCGGCGGGGGAGAACGCCTGGACCTTCGGCCGGTTGCACGCCCTCGAGGAGGCCCGGGCCGCTGCGTCCGAGGACGGGTTCTGGGCCCTGGAGCCGGAGCTGCGGCGGGCGATCAGGACGGTCGCCCGGCTAGCCTGA